The proteins below come from a single Desulfitobacterium metallireducens DSM 15288 genomic window:
- the ftsW gene encoding putative lipid II flippase FtsW, translating into MPKRRKGVQGKYPAPKQGIDFPLILATLAILAFGLIMVLTAGSVRSFNTTSNQNSFFYVMQQLKWAILGGGVAFLMAKLPYRIWRRFSGIVIVLSVVLLVAVLFTSAGQVAKGSARWLKMGPVNVQPSEIAKLAVILFLAHVLDRFPVKKLRDFVIPGAFIILILGLVYKQPDLGTTMVIAITVFAMLWQTQLPTRWFLIAIPSVSIPLFYLIRHTEYQWNRILAWMDPWKYASDLGYQITNAQIAFGSGGIFGVGLGHSLQKYGFLPETYTDMIFAVIGEELGLIGTLFLIGLFVVLYARGFYIARQCEDRFGRLLAFGVTTSLAVQTGMNLAVVTGVMPVTGVTLPLVSYGGSSLVITLAEIGILMNISCYARLNTDLKGIIGEVKSISQ; encoded by the coding sequence GTGCCAAAGCGACGAAAAGGTGTCCAGGGAAAATACCCTGCGCCTAAACAGGGAATCGATTTTCCTCTTATCTTAGCGACTTTAGCCATCTTGGCTTTTGGTTTAATTATGGTGCTCACTGCGGGATCTGTACGTAGCTTCAACACGACATCGAATCAAAATTCTTTTTTCTATGTTATGCAACAACTTAAATGGGCTATCTTAGGTGGGGGAGTTGCATTTTTAATGGCCAAATTACCCTATAGAATTTGGCGCCGCTTTTCGGGAATTGTAATTGTCCTCAGTGTTGTGTTGTTAGTCGCTGTACTATTTACGAGTGCAGGACAAGTGGCTAAGGGGTCGGCAAGGTGGCTTAAGATGGGGCCTGTAAACGTACAGCCCTCAGAAATAGCGAAATTGGCAGTCATTCTCTTTTTAGCCCATGTCTTAGACCGTTTTCCTGTTAAAAAATTACGCGACTTTGTCATTCCAGGTGCGTTCATCATCCTGATTTTAGGACTGGTCTATAAGCAGCCTGATCTAGGGACGACTATGGTTATAGCCATCACTGTGTTTGCGATGCTCTGGCAGACTCAGCTCCCAACGCGCTGGTTTTTGATTGCGATACCCAGTGTATCGATTCCACTTTTCTATTTAATTCGTCATACAGAGTATCAATGGAATCGAATTTTGGCTTGGATGGATCCGTGGAAATACGCGAGTGATTTAGGTTACCAAATAACCAATGCCCAGATTGCTTTTGGTTCCGGTGGAATCTTTGGGGTAGGGTTAGGACATAGTTTGCAAAAATATGGTTTTCTCCCAGAAACGTACACGGATATGATCTTTGCAGTGATTGGGGAGGAACTTGGACTTATCGGGACTCTTTTTTTGATCGGTTTGTTCGTTGTATTATATGCTCGTGGTTTTTATATCGCCCGCCAATGCGAGGACCGTTTTGGACGATTATTGGCCTTTGGAGTTACGACTTCACTCGCTGTTCAAACGGGAATGAACTTAGCTGTGGTAACAGGGGTTATGCCGGTTACCGGAGTGACTTTACCCCTTGTTTCCTACGGGGGAAGCTCTTTAGTGATTACCTTAGCAGAGATTGGAATTTTGATGAATATTTCATGTTATGCACGTCTCAATACAGATTTGAAGGGCATAATAGGGGAAGTCAAGTCGATAAGTCAGTAG
- a CDS encoding radical SAM protein — MKTVPKGLVVADVQPGSIAEEMEIVPGDRILAVNEQELKDIIDFQYLTADEEFTLLVEKEEGEVWELEIERDLDEELGLEVQAVSAEGLKLCKNNCLFCFVAQMPEGMRASLYDKDDDYRLSLTQGSFITLSNLSDTEFDRILHMHLSPLYISVHAWSPEERVRLMKNPKAGDLAIQFAKLAAAGITIHAQIVLVPGYNDGRVLEETVSELAKLYPAVQSIAVVPVGLTRYRQGLPDLRGFTKEESQHILEQGERWQAEYFQATGRRLVYFSDEFYAQAGFDFPGVEVYDDFPQLENGVGMASKFLAEVEDKLRLLPQAIPERTVHILTGTSATPFFQRILHRFDEYTGLNLNLHTLENRFFGTSVTVAGLLTAQDIAEQLPDLNGEIFLIPSVMLKSDEDIFLDNQSVTWLAEKVHGVPLIVENHGAAFIEAVTGLVLEGETIE, encoded by the coding sequence ATGAAGACTGTGCCCAAAGGCTTAGTCGTGGCTGACGTTCAACCGGGAAGTATTGCTGAGGAAATGGAGATTGTTCCCGGGGATCGGATCTTAGCCGTCAACGAACAAGAGCTTAAAGATATTATAGACTTTCAGTATCTTACGGCCGATGAGGAATTCACGCTTTTGGTCGAGAAAGAAGAGGGTGAAGTCTGGGAACTCGAGATTGAGCGTGATTTAGACGAAGAACTCGGTCTCGAAGTACAAGCGGTGAGCGCTGAAGGTTTGAAGCTCTGCAAAAATAATTGCCTTTTCTGTTTTGTTGCTCAAATGCCGGAAGGAATGAGAGCAAGCTTATATGATAAGGATGATGATTATCGTCTTTCTTTGACCCAGGGAAGTTTTATTACCCTTTCTAATTTAAGTGATACGGAATTTGACCGGATTCTGCATATGCATTTAAGCCCGCTTTATATATCTGTCCATGCTTGGAGTCCTGAGGAACGCGTTCGCTTGATGAAAAACCCGAAGGCAGGAGACTTAGCGATACAATTTGCTAAATTAGCCGCAGCAGGGATTACGATTCATGCGCAAATTGTTCTGGTTCCGGGGTATAATGATGGTAGAGTTCTCGAGGAAACGGTGAGTGAGTTGGCAAAGCTCTATCCTGCAGTCCAATCCATCGCGGTGGTGCCGGTCGGGCTGACTCGATATCGGCAAGGACTCCCTGACTTACGGGGCTTTACAAAGGAAGAGTCTCAACATATTCTTGAGCAAGGAGAACGCTGGCAGGCCGAATATTTTCAAGCAACTGGCCGGCGCTTGGTGTATTTTTCAGATGAATTTTATGCACAAGCTGGATTCGATTTTCCAGGTGTCGAAGTCTATGATGATTTTCCCCAATTGGAAAATGGAGTAGGCATGGCGAGTAAGTTTCTCGCGGAGGTTGAAGATAAACTTCGCTTACTGCCTCAAGCCATACCTGAGAGAACAGTGCATATTTTAACAGGGACTTCAGCTACCCCGTTCTTTCAACGAATCCTTCATCGGTTTGATGAATACACAGGCCTAAACCTAAATTTGCATACGCTTGAAAATCGTTTTTTTGGCACGTCAGTAACAGTTGCTGGATTGCTGACCGCTCAGGATATTGCAGAGCAGTTGCCAGATCTTAACGGCGAGATTTTCTTAATTCCCAGCGTAATGCTTAAATCAGATGAAGATATTTTCTTAGATAATCAAAGTGTGACTTGGCTAGCTGAAAAGGTCCATGGAGTGCCCCTAATTGTGGAAAACCATGGCGCTGCTTTTATTGAGGCAGTAACTGGCTTAGTTTTGGAGGGAGAAACCATTGAGTAA
- a CDS encoding CPBP family intramembrane glutamic endopeptidase, which translates to MEDKVRRLGWIDLLAGVVGIVGSFIILGIGTGWIASWWPHPRILLYMNGFLTQLMFFLLLGILARVRHWNWSDYGWHKIELSKFWGTMLKVYGLTWIINIMYSIVLFQKGITPPSTDVYTQLLGNATPLTFILNLVLAGILAPIFEETLFRGVIFGGLQAYFGKWTSAILSAIFFSSLHLQAYGFFPRFILGLMLAYLFDKYKSIYPSIALHSLNNMIALMLVSISGIV; encoded by the coding sequence ATGGAGGACAAAGTGCGCCGCTTAGGGTGGATTGATCTTCTAGCGGGTGTTGTTGGAATCGTCGGTTCCTTTATAATTCTAGGTATTGGAACAGGGTGGATTGCAAGCTGGTGGCCGCATCCAAGAATTCTTCTGTATATGAACGGTTTCCTCACCCAGTTGATGTTTTTTCTCTTGCTTGGGATCTTAGCCCGAGTTCGCCACTGGAACTGGTCAGATTACGGGTGGCACAAAATTGAATTGAGTAAATTCTGGGGGACTATGTTGAAAGTTTATGGCCTAACCTGGATTATCAACATTATGTATAGTATTGTCCTCTTCCAAAAAGGGATTACACCTCCAAGTACAGATGTTTACACCCAGCTTTTGGGGAATGCGACGCCATTAACTTTTATCCTTAATCTTGTCCTCGCCGGGATTTTAGCCCCGATTTTTGAAGAAACCCTTTTCAGAGGTGTAATTTTTGGTGGCTTACAAGCTTATTTTGGTAAATGGACTTCAGCGATCCTCAGCGCGATTTTTTTCTCATCATTGCATCTTCAAGCGTATGGATTTTTTCCTCGTTTCATCCTAGGATTAATGTTAGCCTATTTATTCGATAAATATAAATCCATTTATCCCTCGATCGCTCTGCATTCCTTGAATAACATGATCGCTTTAATGCTCGTCTCAATATCCGGTATAGTCTGA
- a CDS encoding L-lactate permease, which produces MEKYFQNYNPTGSVVLSTFFAALPIIVLLYLLALHPHKDKHGKRQLGIFAPYAAITSAIVGILVAVFMMKMPVATAVAAFGYGAANGLFPIGWIVFGAIFLYTMTVVTGSFEIVKNSVASISPDRRLQALLIAFSFGAFMEGASGFGTPVAVAGALMVGVGFKPMTAAVICLIANTAPVAWGSIGTPILTLGAVSGIDPSLLSMQAGRQLPFFSLIVPFWLVATLVFMDKGTWKDVFEVWPATLVSGLSFAITQLTMSQSGNVELVDIGAGIVSMVVTALFLKIWQPKHIMSHEDAHENASATGLANNKLEIPKYTGSQLAQAWAPWIIMAIAVFTWGQSGFKKFFNAIFAPVIPVPFLHGVVYRTAPISPEPTMEAAKYTFNFLTFAGTAMMIAAFIGGIFILRVTAKQWKEIFKVTFFRMRVPLTVICTVLGLGYTTRYAGTDAIMGLAFTKTGVAYPFFASMLGWLGVFLTGSDTSSNAMFGSLQHITADQLGLNPVLIVTANSTGGVMGKMIDAQSIVVSTVACYDNHEDGMAAVGPIFRKVFPHSLALALLLSALVWCQAYVWPWMQVPFVK; this is translated from the coding sequence ATGGAGAAGTATTTTCAGAACTATAACCCCACTGGAAGTGTTGTTCTATCGACATTCTTCGCAGCACTACCGATTATTGTCCTACTATATTTATTAGCTCTTCATCCGCATAAAGATAAGCATGGTAAACGTCAATTAGGTATTTTTGCTCCGTATGCAGCAATTACTTCAGCGATCGTAGGGATTTTAGTCGCGGTGTTCATGATGAAGATGCCGGTTGCTACCGCTGTAGCTGCGTTTGGTTATGGTGCGGCTAATGGCCTTTTCCCAATTGGTTGGATTGTGTTCGGCGCAATTTTCCTTTATACAATGACCGTTGTTACGGGTTCATTTGAAATTGTTAAAAATTCAGTGGCTTCGATTTCTCCCGACCGCCGTTTACAAGCGTTACTGATTGCTTTCAGCTTTGGGGCGTTCATGGAAGGAGCTTCTGGTTTTGGTACTCCAGTAGCTGTTGCAGGTGCCTTGATGGTAGGGGTCGGTTTCAAACCGATGACTGCTGCAGTAATTTGTTTGATTGCGAATACAGCTCCAGTGGCTTGGGGATCAATTGGTACTCCAATCCTTACACTAGGCGCAGTTTCAGGAATTGATCCTAGCCTTCTCAGTATGCAGGCTGGACGTCAACTGCCCTTCTTCTCTTTAATTGTTCCTTTCTGGTTGGTAGCGACGCTGGTCTTCATGGACAAAGGAACGTGGAAAGATGTCTTTGAAGTATGGCCTGCTACCTTAGTTTCTGGTCTTTCCTTTGCAATTACTCAGCTTACAATGTCGCAATCAGGAAATGTTGAATTGGTTGACATTGGTGCTGGTATCGTAAGTATGGTTGTCACAGCTCTCTTCTTGAAAATTTGGCAACCCAAACATATCATGAGTCATGAAGATGCTCATGAGAATGCTTCAGCTACAGGTTTGGCAAATAACAAATTAGAAATTCCTAAGTATACAGGTTCACAGCTTGCTCAAGCATGGGCTCCGTGGATTATCATGGCGATTGCTGTATTTACCTGGGGTCAATCGGGCTTTAAAAAATTCTTTAATGCTATCTTCGCACCCGTAATCCCAGTTCCGTTTTTACATGGAGTTGTTTATCGCACGGCTCCGATATCCCCTGAGCCGACCATGGAAGCGGCTAAATACACATTCAACTTTTTAACGTTTGCTGGAACAGCAATGATGATCGCAGCCTTCATTGGCGGAATCTTTATCCTTAGAGTTACAGCTAAGCAATGGAAAGAGATCTTTAAGGTTACTTTCTTCCGGATGCGGGTTCCCCTTACCGTGATTTGTACGGTTCTAGGATTAGGTTACACCACTCGTTATGCAGGTACAGATGCTATTATGGGTCTGGCCTTCACTAAGACAGGGGTTGCTTACCCATTCTTTGCTTCAATGCTGGGTTGGTTAGGCGTATTCCTTACAGGTAGTGATACTTCCTCGAATGCTATGTTTGGTAGCTTACAACATATTACAGCTGACCAACTTGGTTTGAACCCTGTGCTTATTGTTACTGCAAACAGCACGGGTGGTGTTATGGGTAAAATGATCGATGCTCAAAGTATTGTTGTTTCAACAGTTGCTTGTTATGATAATCATGAAGATGGGATGGCCGCGGTTGGTCCGATTTTCCGGAAAGTCTTCCCACACAGTCTTGCTTTAGCACTTTTGTTGAGTGCACTGGTCTGGTGCCAAGCCTATGTATGGCCTTGGATGCAAGTCCCATTTGTTAAGTAA
- the cmk gene encoding (d)CMP kinase — MKKQIKVAIDGPAGAGKSTIAKAVAQRLGIFYVDTGAMYRAIALKTLRSSIPIDREEEVGQMVQKTEIVLEHSEARRVFCDGKDVTVAIRNPEVSRAVSKIAAYPIVRERLVQLQRQEAERGAVIMDGRDIGTVVLPQADLKIFLTASPEERAYRRWLELRNSGKELSLAEVQHDMENRDKQDSEREVAPLVPAEDALILDTTGLSIEKIVDQIITLTAQL, encoded by the coding sequence GTGAAGAAACAAATTAAAGTAGCCATTGATGGTCCGGCAGGAGCTGGAAAAAGTACCATCGCCAAAGCAGTAGCTCAGCGTTTGGGAATTTTTTATGTTGATACGGGTGCGATGTATCGTGCCATTGCGTTAAAAACCCTTCGTTCCAGTATTCCTATTGATCGTGAAGAAGAAGTGGGACAGATGGTGCAGAAGACCGAGATTGTGTTAGAACATTCAGAGGCGCGCCGAGTTTTTTGTGATGGAAAAGATGTAACTGTAGCTATTCGCAATCCAGAAGTGTCTCGAGCTGTATCGAAGATTGCCGCTTACCCGATCGTCCGTGAACGCTTGGTTCAGCTTCAACGACAGGAAGCCGAACGGGGCGCGGTTATTATGGATGGACGGGATATAGGAACTGTCGTTTTACCGCAGGCCGATCTCAAGATCTTTTTAACCGCTTCACCTGAGGAAAGAGCCTATCGACGCTGGTTGGAATTGCGCAACTCCGGTAAAGAGCTTTCTCTTGCCGAGGTTCAACACGATATGGAAAACCGGGATAAACAGGACTCTGAGCGTGAAGTTGCTCCACTTGTACCAGCAGAGGATGCGCTTATTCTTGACACGACCGGATTATCGATTGAAAAAATCGTGGATCAGATTATCACTTTAACGGCTCAGCTTTAG
- the der gene encoding ribosome biogenesis GTPase Der encodes MSKPVVAIVGRPNVGKSTLFNRLAGGLVAIVEDRPGVTRDRLYRDSEWLGRKFTIIDTGGIEFRNEQTSIPTQMRKQAEIAIEEADVIVLVVDAQLELTPDDEMIAQTLRRSRKPVVVAANKIESFANAELSELYRLGLGEPIPISAVHGMNIGDLLDEVLTHFPSQEEEEYDPDIIKIAAIGRPNVGKSSLVNSLLGEERVIVSNVPGTTRDAIDTAFEHEGKHYILIDTAGMRRKGRIDELTERYSVSRSLRAVDRCDVVLMLIEATEGVTEQDKKIAGYAHEAGKGIILVVNKWDLVDKDDKTMNRFENEIREELGFMRYAPTLFISAKTGQRVNRLLELVDFVAEQNSTRIATATLNTLVREWVHLNPPATDKGKRLKILYMTQVGVKPPTFVCFVNDADLMHFSYKRYLENQIRKSFGFEGSPIHLVIRQKDEEKE; translated from the coding sequence TTGAGTAAACCCGTTGTAGCAATTGTAGGTCGTCCAAATGTGGGAAAGTCCACTTTATTTAACCGGTTAGCAGGGGGATTAGTGGCTATTGTCGAAGACCGTCCAGGAGTGACGCGAGACCGCCTATACCGTGATTCTGAATGGTTGGGACGAAAGTTTACCATTATTGATACCGGTGGGATAGAATTTAGAAACGAGCAGACGTCAATCCCTACTCAGATGAGAAAACAGGCCGAGATTGCGATTGAAGAGGCCGATGTCATTGTTTTAGTGGTTGATGCCCAGCTTGAGCTTACTCCTGATGATGAAATGATCGCGCAAACATTGCGTCGATCCCGTAAACCCGTGGTCGTGGCTGCGAATAAGATCGAGAGCTTTGCCAATGCTGAGCTATCTGAATTATACAGATTAGGCTTGGGAGAACCGATTCCGATCTCAGCGGTTCATGGGATGAATATTGGGGATTTGCTCGATGAAGTCCTTACTCATTTTCCTTCTCAAGAGGAAGAAGAGTATGATCCAGACATTATCAAGATCGCCGCGATTGGCCGCCCGAATGTCGGAAAGTCTTCTTTAGTTAACTCCTTATTAGGGGAAGAACGCGTTATTGTGAGTAACGTTCCAGGAACAACCCGGGATGCGATTGATACCGCTTTCGAACATGAAGGCAAGCATTATATTTTAATTGACACCGCAGGGATGCGACGCAAGGGTAGAATCGATGAACTTACAGAACGCTATAGTGTCTCTCGCTCCTTGCGGGCAGTGGACCGCTGTGATGTTGTTTTGATGTTGATCGAAGCCACTGAGGGAGTTACTGAGCAAGATAAGAAAATTGCCGGTTACGCACATGAAGCAGGAAAGGGAATCATTCTTGTCGTCAATAAATGGGACCTCGTAGATAAAGACGATAAAACGATGAATCGCTTTGAAAACGAAATTCGTGAAGAGTTAGGTTTTATGCGCTACGCGCCCACGCTTTTTATCTCGGCCAAGACAGGTCAGCGGGTCAATCGTTTGCTCGAACTGGTCGATTTCGTGGCTGAACAAAATTCAACTCGGATTGCAACAGCAACGCTCAATACCTTGGTCCGAGAATGGGTTCATCTCAATCCACCCGCGACAGATAAAGGTAAACGCCTCAAAATTCTGTATATGACCCAGGTTGGGGTTAAACCCCCGACATTTGTCTGCTTTGTTAATGATGCTGATTTGATGCATTTTTCCTATAAGCGTTATCTTGAAAATCAAATCCGTAAAAGCTTTGGTTTCGAGGGCTCACCGATTCACCTCGTAATTCGCCAGAAAGATGAAGAGAAGGAGTAA
- a CDS encoding lysophospholipid acyltransferase family protein — MTLYSFARGMFRLQFKVMGWKIRGVENLPSEGPVILAINHVSLWDPIVAACSISRPVAFMAKEELFRVPFLGPIVRRLGAFPVKRGQGDTSAIRQSLKVLKEGRVLGLFPEGTRSKTGELQKGLPGAALLMDKGKATVLPIRVSGTKQLLTKGWGKLEVVMGEPLTSERMKTPEGVEDRREWLTEQIMKALASLDD, encoded by the coding sequence ATGACTTTATATTCTTTCGCTAGAGGAATGTTTCGCCTTCAGTTTAAAGTGATGGGTTGGAAAATAAGAGGTGTAGAAAATCTACCTTCTGAGGGGCCGGTTATTCTGGCCATTAACCATGTTAGTTTATGGGACCCGATCGTTGCTGCGTGTAGCATCTCACGCCCTGTTGCATTTATGGCCAAAGAGGAATTGTTCAGGGTGCCTTTCTTGGGCCCTATCGTTCGTCGTCTCGGCGCTTTTCCTGTCAAACGGGGGCAAGGGGATACGAGCGCGATTCGGCAATCTTTAAAAGTACTTAAAGAAGGAAGAGTTTTAGGGTTATTTCCGGAAGGTACACGTTCTAAAACGGGTGAACTGCAAAAGGGATTACCTGGTGCAGCTTTGCTTATGGATAAAGGAAAAGCAACGGTTTTACCGATAAGAGTCTCTGGAACAAAGCAACTTTTAACAAAAGGCTGGGGCAAGCTTGAAGTCGTGATGGGTGAGCCTCTAACTTCAGAAAGGATGAAGACTCCAGAGGGAGTCGAGGATCGCAGAGAATGGCTTACAGAACAGATTATGAAAGCTTTAGCTTCCTTGGATGATTAA
- a CDS encoding bifunctional 4-hydroxy-3-methylbut-2-enyl diphosphate reductase/30S ribosomal protein S1: protein MKVIQAEKAGFCFGVKRALERAERTVQNSATVSFGPLIHNQQVVDRLEKQGVRVIDAVEEAKSSETMIIRSHGVPPEIYQAALERGIEVEDATCPFVQKAQKLAAEASQRSQVIVVGDKHHPEVQGILGWAGGDAFAIETLQEAQELPFYPHLSVLAQTTQPHANFQRIVDELHQHTQELTVYNTICNATEERQTVAWELAGKVDVMVVVGGRNSANTRKLASICSEQTETHLIETADELNENWFKGIHKAGLTAGASTPDWIIEEVKKKMTEIDEKDLTVQNEEEMDLNDIDMENWADHMTKLHRGAVVTGTVVKLTHDEVYVDLGWKSEGIISLQELSVAPVSNPSEVVSVGDEIRVVVLKVENQEGNPVLSKRRAAEEEASERLEQLAESKEELQAKVTEVVKGGLLVDVGMRGFVPASQIQLGYVEDLKQFLGQTLRLRVIEFDPAKHKVVLSQKVILAEEQVSKRAELFETLQEGDTVTGVVRRLADFGAFVDIGGVDGLLHVSEMAYSRVKHPSEIVNVGDEVEVQVLKLDKEHSKVSLGLKQLKPSPWDAVAQKYALGSLVTGKVVRLAPFGAFVQLEDGVDALVHISQLSEKRVAKVEDVVKVGDMVQAKVIECKPEEKRISLSIREAISEAQATQDEEVLAAQSDIPAVTIGDVLKQDLEQ from the coding sequence GTGAAGGTTATTCAGGCAGAAAAAGCCGGTTTTTGCTTTGGTGTCAAACGTGCACTGGAAAGGGCAGAACGTACGGTTCAAAATTCGGCGACAGTATCGTTTGGTCCTTTAATCCATAATCAACAGGTCGTGGATCGCTTGGAAAAGCAAGGGGTGCGTGTTATTGATGCTGTCGAAGAAGCAAAGTCGAGCGAAACCATGATTATCCGTTCACATGGAGTTCCACCGGAAATTTATCAGGCAGCTCTAGAACGAGGAATCGAAGTTGAAGATGCGACTTGCCCCTTTGTTCAGAAGGCGCAGAAGCTCGCAGCAGAAGCTTCTCAAAGGAGTCAAGTTATTGTTGTAGGGGACAAGCATCATCCAGAAGTCCAAGGCATCTTAGGCTGGGCAGGTGGAGATGCTTTCGCGATAGAAACGTTGCAAGAAGCTCAAGAACTCCCCTTTTATCCGCACTTATCCGTTCTCGCTCAGACGACACAACCACATGCCAATTTTCAGAGGATTGTTGACGAGTTGCATCAGCATACTCAAGAATTAACCGTTTACAATACGATTTGCAATGCCACGGAAGAACGACAAACGGTGGCTTGGGAACTGGCGGGAAAAGTCGACGTGATGGTCGTTGTTGGCGGCAGAAATAGTGCGAATACACGAAAGCTCGCTTCCATATGCTCAGAGCAAACTGAAACCCATCTTATTGAAACCGCAGATGAATTAAATGAAAACTGGTTTAAGGGTATACATAAAGCGGGCTTAACCGCAGGTGCCTCGACGCCAGATTGGATAATTGAGGAGGTAAAGAAGAAAATGACAGAAATTGATGAAAAGGATTTAACTGTCCAAAACGAGGAAGAAATGGATCTTAACGACATAGATATGGAGAACTGGGCTGATCATATGACAAAGTTACATCGTGGCGCAGTTGTAACGGGGACGGTTGTGAAGCTTACTCATGACGAAGTTTATGTTGATCTTGGCTGGAAGTCGGAAGGTATTATTTCCTTACAAGAACTTTCGGTTGCACCTGTTTCAAACCCAAGCGAAGTGGTTTCAGTTGGAGATGAGATTAGAGTCGTCGTGTTAAAAGTGGAGAATCAAGAGGGAAATCCGGTGCTCTCCAAACGACGTGCTGCTGAAGAAGAGGCAAGCGAACGACTTGAACAATTAGCTGAGTCTAAAGAAGAACTTCAAGCTAAGGTTACTGAAGTGGTCAAAGGCGGTTTACTTGTGGATGTTGGGATGCGTGGTTTTGTACCTGCTTCGCAAATTCAATTAGGATATGTTGAGGACCTAAAACAGTTTTTGGGACAAACCTTGCGCTTACGGGTCATCGAATTTGATCCCGCTAAACATAAAGTCGTTCTTTCTCAGAAGGTTATTCTTGCTGAAGAACAAGTGAGTAAACGGGCTGAACTTTTCGAAACATTGCAAGAGGGTGACACAGTCACAGGTGTCGTGCGTCGCTTGGCTGATTTTGGGGCATTTGTTGATATCGGGGGTGTCGATGGACTTCTCCATGTATCGGAAATGGCTTATTCCCGAGTCAAACATCCTTCTGAAATTGTTAATGTCGGAGACGAAGTTGAAGTTCAAGTATTAAAGTTAGATAAAGAGCATTCGAAAGTTTCTTTGGGATTAAAGCAACTGAAACCTAGTCCTTGGGATGCTGTTGCTCAAAAGTATGCACTCGGTTCTCTTGTAACCGGTAAGGTCGTTCGTCTCGCTCCTTTTGGCGCATTTGTCCAATTGGAAGATGGAGTCGATGCGTTGGTTCATATTTCACAGCTTTCAGAAAAAAGAGTGGCGAAGGTTGAGGATGTAGTAAAGGTCGGAGATATGGTTCAGGCCAAGGTGATTGAGTGCAAGCCGGAAGAAAAACGGATCAGTCTAAGTATCCGGGAAGCGATCTCTGAGGCGCAAGCTACTCAGGATGAAGAAGTTTTAGCAGCTCAATCGGATATTCCTGCAGTTACAATCGGGGATGTCCTGAAACAGGATTTAGAACAATAA